Below is a window of Cytophaga hutchinsonii ATCC 33406 DNA.
AGATTGTAGACAGGTAAATAAAAAAAACAGAAAAGAGAACGAATGTTGACTTAAAAAATGCAGCTCTATATGAAGCGGGTTTAGTCATGTGTTACGATTTCATCAATATTATTTTTGATATTCAGTGCAATCTTATCCATTTCCAGGTCATTGAGATCATAGCCAAAAGGTTCTTCGATTTCTTCTGCGGTGATTACAATACTCATTAAAATATAATACAAAAGAATTACAAGCGGAATACATAACCAGCCGATGTCATTTACTAAGCTGAACGGAAGAATGATCACATATAAATTAATTAAAAATTTCAATAAATACATATAAGCCATGGGTATGGGTGTATTTTTGATGCGTTCACATTTGCCCAGAATGTCAATCAGTGCGTGTATTTTTTCAATTAATAAGCTTTGCTGAATGTCTGATATTAAATTCCGTTTCCAGACATTTTCAATTTTATTTGTCATGATGTTTGCCAGTACAACGGGTTTGTGTTTGGCATTTTCAATCAGAAGTCTGTCTTCGGGTAAGAGTACATCAAGGGTTATTTTTTCTGTTTCGTTTCTTAAATGTGATTTCAGGTGAAATACAAAAGAGATAAGAAGATTTGTTACCTCTTTTCTTTCAGGTGTGTTAAAGGGTAGAAGACCGTTTAGCGTGATTGCTAAATTTCTGGAGGTATTAACAAGCGCACCGATTTCTTTACGCGCTTCCCACCATTTATCGTAAGCCGTGGAGTTCCTGAATACCAGTAAGAGACCAAGTGCCGCACCCATGTAACCGGGCAGCGCACCACTTATTGTCATATTTAATTTCTGATACTCTTCGTTGTGGTTGTGTAAATAGATTAAAAAAAGTGTAATGGTTGTTAATACAGCCATTCCCGGCAATAATCTTTTTACAATGGCACCTTTAAAAACAAGGGCAAGTTTTAAAGACTCTTTGTCTAATTTCATATTTTTTCTTTGTGCATGATATGAGCATTGCCCAGTACATTAACCTTGCCCGATTCTTTGTCTACTATTTTTGTTTCAATAATAGCCGTATGTTTATCTGTATTGGTTTCAACAACCTTAAGCTGTGCTTCGTATTGAACATCCACATACATGGGACGTTTAAAATCAATTTCCTGCTTTAAATAAACAGTGCCTTCACCCGGAAAGTGCATGCCTAAAATTTTAGACAGGATACTTGCTCCTAAAATTCCATGAATAATCGGCTTTTTAAACATGGTAGTGGCGGCATATTCAGCATCTAAATGCAAAGGATTTTTATCACCTGAAAGCTCTGCAAATATACTTACCTGCTCTTGTGTATAAGAGAATACTTCTGAATATGAATCTCCGGCTTTTAACATATTAACCAATTTTTTCTTTTAATGTCTGAACGAGTTTATGCACCTGTTCCAATGAATGAGCAGGGAAGTTAGCAATGCGGATCTGCGTTTCTTTTTTAGAGCCATACCCGGCGCCAACAGCCATATCAAACGGTTCTAAAATTTTGTTGATCTCGCCCGGCAGCATTGTTGTGTTTGCAACGATCGTTGTCATAGAGCGTAATTTCGCATCTTCAACACCGAAGCTGAATACCTTGCTTGATTCAATGTATGTGTTGATTAATGCTGCTTTTTCTTCTGTCTGCTTACGAATACCATCTGCGCTGATCTGCAGCATGTCGCCGGTAACTTTTCCTAACAGGAAAATATTCATGGCGTTCGGTGTTTCAGGCGTTTGATTGACGCGTGCTTTCTCTAACATAGAAGGGATGGTATGGTACGTGCCGATAGATTTACGTTTCGCCAACAACGCTTTTGATTTTTCAATTACGCGGTCATTTAATATCCATACACCTAAGCCTGCCGGCAAGCCAAAGCATTTCTGTACAGAGAAAAATACAGAATCAATTTTTGTCCAGTCGAATTTTGGATATGGAAGAGAAGATACCGCATCAACAAAAATCAAAGCGTCTTTATTTTTATCTCTAAATGTATTGATGTCTTCTACAGGCATCGATACACCGGAACTTGTTTCATTGTGTGTTAAACAGATGATTTCAGCATCTGCAGGGACAGTAATATCAGCAGGGTAGAAGCCTTTGCCGAACGCAGCTTCTTCCTTGTATGCTTCACGGCCAAGTTCGCCGGCAAACTCGTAAAAACGTTTAGAAAAAGAACCGTTAACGCAATGGAAGCTTTTTTTCTCTACA
It encodes the following:
- a CDS encoding bestrophin family protein; protein product: MKLDKESLKLALVFKGAIVKRLLPGMAVLTTITLFLIYLHNHNEEYQKLNMTISGALPGYMGAALGLLLVFRNSTAYDKWWEARKEIGALVNTSRNLAITLNGLLPFNTPERKEVTNLLISFVFHLKSHLRNETEKITLDVLLPEDRLLIENAKHKPVVLANIMTNKIENVWKRNLISDIQQSLLIEKIHALIDILGKCERIKNTPIPMAYMYLLKFLINLYVIILPFSLVNDIGWLCIPLVILLYYILMSIVITAEEIEEPFGYDLNDLEMDKIALNIKNNIDEIVTHD
- a CDS encoding aminotransferase class V-fold PLP-dependent enzyme, with the translated sequence MNNKIYFTPGPSELYPTVRQHMITALDEKIGVISHRSKKFEEVYKTASDNLKTLLELPSNYEVLFLASATEIWERIIQNCVEKKSFHCVNGSFSKRFYEFAGELGREAYKEEAAFGKGFYPADITVPADAEIICLTHNETSSGVSMPVEDINTFRDKNKDALIFVDAVSSLPYPKFDWTKIDSVFFSVQKCFGLPAGLGVWILNDRVIEKSKALLAKRKSIGTYHTIPSMLEKARVNQTPETPNAMNIFLLGKVTGDMLQISADGIRKQTEEKAALINTYIESSKVFSFGVEDAKLRSMTTIVANTTMLPGEINKILEPFDMAVGAGYGSKKETQIRIANFPAHSLEQVHKLVQTLKEKIG
- a CDS encoding MaoC family dehydratase gives rise to the protein MLKAGDSYSEVFSYTQEQVSIFAELSGDKNPLHLDAEYAATTMFKKPIIHGILGASILSKILGMHFPGEGTVYLKQEIDFKRPMYVDVQYEAQLKVVETNTDKHTAIIETKIVDKESGKVNVLGNAHIMHKEKI